The following are from one region of the Desulfuromonas acetexigens genome:
- a CDS encoding 6-hydroxymethylpterin diphosphokinase MptE-like protein, which produces MESSVQNDLGPFRINRFGDRYLINVNRERFDKLGAEVVFDQRFGKSLFNRDTFYIIVGTDSGLLPQYVAHKGPPEGSRYLFVELPEILERIDRESIERIDYATPEQCLESAKSLNLNEYIFIDKVEIIYCCAAEDIFWEAYRDAAKTLRQTVNRYLWEVKSSLGFEVFIRRQLENLGENRVSANILTGLFEGKTAVLLAGGPSLDDIFPWLLAHRDQVVVIAVSRVSRWLLEVGITPDLLVSVDPNPSNFDVSNEMLQFSKTSLLVNSYHVCPYVLGQWGGKSVFWGNAFPWNSPLNANTSITMGPTVTNMALDTAVEMGFSQIVLAGVDLCYSREGYTHAQASREHAIGACFMNTDVQVETYGGWRAYTHPAYAMAVGELDGQAQRALQRGCRIFNPAPGAARMSHVLHVDLDHLLLEPIGEAARDRISRVLPPDTTVSRREHYKRVLAELERAETALTRIRELSVSALEANARLFNAGGKMNFKYRHRLEKIENSLAGEHGHFSSLVKLFGIPSFIKVSHPDSEKRMKKVELENLGQIYYQAYRDSSERLLLLLGEARCRIEARLEEEQPVPDIHRLARQWRQDAQPGRALVWRERHGDKLDAVGDEGENLLKDIEVQFDWLLKRGYIGFTGYGEVEAKYHDYFLSGALHRLMAVYQKKDRAELEQMTEALAANSSAKAKPLLSLARGYLAELDDRSEESLDHYQEALDAEDEHLQEEALRSIASLCLKTGATEDALLALEHLSGRSPVYLLMYGDTLKVLGRVEEALEVYAEYLEQVPEDYAAMLNLGCYYREMGIAEGARLMFEHVLDAVPEHRVARMLLEEMG; this is translated from the coding sequence GTGGAAAGTTCGGTTCAGAATGATTTAGGGCCTTTTCGCATCAACCGCTTCGGCGACCGCTACCTGATCAACGTCAACCGCGAGCGCTTCGACAAACTCGGCGCCGAGGTGGTTTTCGATCAGCGGTTCGGAAAAAGCCTGTTTAATCGGGACACCTTCTATATCATTGTCGGAACGGATTCCGGTTTGCTGCCCCAATATGTTGCACACAAGGGGCCTCCCGAGGGGAGTCGCTACCTCTTTGTCGAACTCCCCGAAATTCTCGAGCGGATTGATCGTGAGTCGATCGAGCGGATCGATTACGCAACCCCGGAACAATGCCTGGAGTCGGCCAAGTCGCTCAACCTGAACGAATATATTTTTATCGACAAGGTAGAAATTATTTACTGTTGCGCCGCCGAGGACATCTTTTGGGAGGCCTATCGGGATGCGGCAAAAACTCTAAGGCAAACCGTCAACCGCTATCTCTGGGAGGTTAAATCCTCCCTTGGCTTCGAGGTCTTCATTCGGCGACAGTTGGAAAATCTCGGTGAAAACCGGGTTTCGGCCAACATCCTGACGGGTTTGTTCGAGGGGAAGACGGCGGTGCTGCTGGCCGGTGGCCCCTCCTTGGATGACATCTTCCCCTGGCTCCTGGCCCACCGCGACCAGGTTGTCGTTATCGCGGTGTCCAGGGTGTCGCGGTGGTTGCTTGAAGTCGGGATCACTCCGGATCTCCTTGTTTCCGTCGATCCCAACCCCTCCAATTTCGATGTCAGCAACGAGATGCTTCAGTTTTCGAAAACCTCGCTGCTGGTTAACAGTTATCATGTCTGTCCCTACGTGTTGGGACAATGGGGCGGGAAGAGTGTTTTTTGGGGCAATGCCTTTCCCTGGAATTCTCCCCTGAACGCCAATACTTCAATTACCATGGGGCCGACGGTGACCAACATGGCTCTCGACACCGCCGTGGAAATGGGATTTTCCCAGATCGTTCTGGCCGGCGTGGACCTCTGCTACAGCCGGGAGGGGTATACCCATGCACAGGCCTCCCGGGAACATGCCATCGGAGCCTGTTTCATGAACACCGATGTGCAGGTGGAAACCTATGGCGGCTGGCGGGCCTATACCCATCCCGCTTATGCCATGGCGGTTGGCGAGCTTGACGGGCAGGCGCAACGGGCTCTTCAGAGAGGATGCAGGATTTTCAACCCGGCGCCCGGAGCGGCCCGGATGAGCCATGTCCTGCACGTCGACCTGGACCATCTGCTGCTTGAACCCATTGGAGAAGCCGCTCGCGATAGGATTTCCCGGGTTTTGCCTCCGGATACGACGGTTTCCCGCCGTGAGCATTACAAACGGGTTCTCGCCGAACTAGAGCGCGCCGAAACCGCCCTGACCCGGATCCGGGAGCTGTCGGTGTCGGCCCTTGAGGCCAACGCGCGACTTTTTAATGCCGGCGGAAAGATGAATTTTAAATACCGGCACCGGCTTGAGAAAATTGAAAATTCCCTGGCCGGTGAGCATGGTCATTTTTCATCGTTGGTGAAACTTTTCGGGATCCCCAGTTTTATCAAGGTGTCCCACCCCGATTCCGAGAAGCGGATGAAAAAGGTCGAACTGGAAAACCTGGGTCAAATTTATTACCAGGCCTATCGGGATAGTAGTGAGCGCTTGTTGCTTTTGCTTGGGGAAGCGCGGTGCCGAATCGAGGCGCGTCTTGAGGAAGAGCAGCCCGTTCCCGATATCCATCGGCTTGCGCGGCAATGGCGACAGGATGCCCAGCCCGGGCGCGCCTTGGTCTGGCGTGAACGGCATGGGGACAAGCTCGATGCTGTTGGCGATGAGGGCGAGAACTTGTTGAAAGATATCGAGGTCCAGTTCGATTGGTTGCTGAAGAGGGGTTACATCGGATTTACGGGGTACGGGGAAGTCGAGGCGAAATATCATGACTATTTTCTTTCCGGCGCCTTGCACCGGTTGATGGCCGTCTATCAAAAAAAAGACCGGGCCGAACTGGAACAAATGACCGAGGCCCTTGCCGCGAATTCTTCAGCCAAGGCCAAGCCCCTGCTTTCTCTGGCCCGGGGCTATCTCGCGGAATTGGATGACCGGAGCGAGGAATCTCTCGATCATTATCAGGAGGCTCTCGACGCGGAAGATGAACATCTTCAGGAAGAGGCCTTGCGGTCAATTGCCTCTCTCTGCCTAAAGACCGGTGCGACGGAAGACGCGTTGTTGGCGTTGGAACATCTATCCGGGCGCTCTCCCGTTTATCTGCTGATGTATGGCGATACCCTTAAGGTCCTAGGGCGGGTGGAAGAGGCCCTTGAGGTCTATGCGGAGTATCTGGAACAGGTTCCTGAAGATTATGCCGCCATGCTCAACCTCGGGTGCTATTATCGGGAGATGGGGATTGCCGAGGGGGCCCGCTTGATGTTTGAACATGTTCTGGACGCGGTACCAGAACATCGGGTTGCGCGAATGTTGTTGGAGGAGATGGGCTGA
- the pseB gene encoding UDP-N-acetylglucosamine 4,6-dehydratase (inverting): MLNGKSILITGGTGSFGRKFTETVLREFPRVNRLVIFSRDEMKQFEMEQDFPRNKYPQIRYFIGDVRDTQRIHRAIEGIDIVIHAAALKQVPAAEYNPFECIKTNVLGAQNVIDACLDADVKQVVALSTDKAAAPINLYGATKLCSDKLFVAANNFKGKRDIKFSVVRYGNVMGSRGSVIPFFLKKKREGVLPITDERMTRFNITLEDGVRLVLKALEVMWGGEIFVPKIPSYRIMDVAKAVDSGCRIEIVGIRPGEKLHEEMITATDALNTIEFKDYYVILPSMQLWNTERWKTQCEGRPCPEGFAYNSGTNTEWLSVEQLRELIYAHLNPDINRRKDDFA, translated from the coding sequence ATGCTCAACGGAAAGTCAATTCTGATAACGGGTGGAACCGGGTCATTTGGTCGGAAGTTTACGGAGACCGTTCTGCGTGAGTTTCCACGGGTGAATCGTCTGGTGATTTTTTCCCGCGACGAAATGAAGCAGTTCGAGATGGAGCAGGACTTTCCTCGGAACAAGTATCCGCAGATTCGTTATTTCATCGGCGATGTGCGTGACACGCAGCGTATTCATCGCGCAATCGAAGGCATCGATATCGTCATTCACGCCGCCGCCCTCAAGCAGGTTCCGGCGGCGGAATACAACCCCTTCGAATGCATTAAAACCAATGTGTTGGGGGCGCAGAACGTCATTGATGCCTGTCTCGACGCCGATGTTAAGCAGGTGGTGGCTCTCAGTACCGATAAGGCTGCGGCTCCCATCAACCTGTACGGGGCTACCAAGCTTTGTTCGGACAAGTTGTTTGTGGCGGCCAACAATTTCAAGGGTAAGCGCGACATAAAATTTTCCGTGGTGCGCTACGGCAACGTCATGGGCAGTCGCGGCAGCGTCATTCCTTTTTTCTTGAAAAAGAAAAGGGAAGGGGTGCTGCCGATCACGGACGAGCGGATGACTCGGTTTAACATTACCCTGGAAGATGGGGTTCGCTTGGTACTCAAGGCGCTTGAAGTTATGTGGGGAGGGGAGATCTTCGTCCCCAAAATTCCCAGCTATCGGATTATGGATGTGGCCAAGGCCGTAGACTCGGGCTGCCGTATCGAAATCGTCGGTATTCGTCCCGGCGAGAAACTGCACGAGGAGATGATCACTGCCACCGACGCCCTGAACACCATCGAGTTCAAGGATTACTACGTTATTCTACCGTCCATGCAGTTGTGGAACACCGAACGATGGAAGACTCAGTGCGAAGGCCGTCCCTGCCCCGAAGGCTTTGCCTACAACAGCGGCACGAACACTGAATGGCTGAGTGTTGAGCAGTTGCGGGAGCTGATCTATGCCCACCTCAACCCGGACATCAACCGCCGCAAGGACGACTTCGCATGA
- the pseC gene encoding UDP-4-amino-4,6-dideoxy-N-acetyl-beta-L-altrosamine transaminase has protein sequence MSSLPIPYGRQSIGVADIQAVVDVLKSDWLTQGPTGERFERTVADYCGAAHAVAVNSATSALHIACLAAGLGPGDILWTSPNTFVASANCGLYCGASVDFVDIDPRTYNMSVERLEEKLACASRQGLLPKVVIPVHFAGQSCDMKAIARLAERYGFTVIEDASHAIGGRYKNEPVGNCRHSAMTVFSFHPVKIITTGEGGMVLTNSSELHENLVRLRSHGITRDPALMTGESHGPWYYEQIELGFNYRMTDIQAALGVSQMARLSEFVERRDHLAKRYDAALIDLPLTCPWQHPDTYSAFHLYVIRLDLGRIGKSHREVFEGLRSQGILVNLHYIPVHIQPYYRALGFTGGDFPEAERYYRDAITLPLYAGLSEADQTRVIETLRSVVGK, from the coding sequence ATGAGTAGTCTCCCGATTCCCTATGGTCGCCAGAGCATCGGTGTCGCCGACATCCAGGCCGTCGTGGATGTGCTCAAATCCGATTGGCTCACCCAAGGTCCGACGGGAGAGCGCTTCGAACGGACCGTCGCCGACTATTGTGGCGCCGCCCACGCGGTTGCCGTGAACAGCGCCACCTCCGCCCTGCATATCGCCTGCCTCGCCGCCGGGCTCGGCCCCGGCGACATCCTCTGGACCTCCCCTAACACCTTCGTCGCCTCCGCCAATTGCGGCCTCTATTGCGGTGCCTCGGTGGACTTCGTCGACATCGATCCCCGTACCTACAACATGAGCGTCGAGCGCCTGGAAGAGAAACTGGCGTGTGCCTCGCGGCAAGGGTTGCTGCCGAAGGTCGTGATTCCGGTCCATTTCGCGGGGCAATCGTGCGACATGAAAGCTATCGCCCGTCTCGCCGAACGGTATGGGTTCACCGTCATCGAGGATGCTTCCCACGCCATTGGTGGACGGTACAAGAATGAACCGGTCGGCAACTGCCGGCATTCCGCCATGACGGTGTTCAGCTTTCATCCCGTCAAGATCATCACCACCGGCGAAGGGGGGATGGTGCTGACCAACAGCTCGGAACTGCACGAGAATTTGGTGCGTCTGCGCAGCCACGGCATCACCCGTGATCCGGCGCTCATGACGGGAGAATCCCACGGTCCCTGGTACTATGAACAGATCGAACTGGGATTCAACTATCGGATGACTGATATCCAGGCGGCTCTCGGGGTAAGCCAGATGGCGCGGTTGTCCGAATTTGTCGAGCGGCGAGACCATTTGGCGAAACGCTACGACGCTGCGCTGATTGATTTACCCCTCACCTGCCCCTGGCAGCATCCGGATACTTACTCTGCATTTCATCTTTACGTCATTCGCCTTGATCTTGGTCGAATTGGCAAGAGTCATCGCGAAGTTTTCGAGGGACTCCGTTCCCAGGGGATTCTGGTGAACCTGCATTACATCCCGGTACATATCCAGCCCTATTATCGGGCCTTGGGCTTCACTGGCGGCGATTTTCCCGAGGCAGAACGCTACTATCGGGACGCGATCACCCTGCCCCTCTACGCCGGTCTGTCGGAAGCCGACCAGACGCGCGTAATTGAAACCTTGCGCTCGGTAGTCGGGAAGTGA
- a CDS encoding methyltransferase domain-containing protein — protein sequence MPVPTPKDLLKAYRQGCNITELLREAQGRTQNSEEIIEVAYDLQAGGYIAAMENPEMARHKGEYTAAIAREILRLTTPTSLLEAGVGEATTLSGVLGVLAMDSSQAYGFDISWSRLAVARQWLTDEKFPQVRLCTGSLLQIPFADNSIDVVYTSHAIEPNAGQEQQILRELYRVTRQWLVLLEPGYELAGDEARRRMERFGYCRGLAESCRVLGYDVVRHELFPLTANPLNPTAITVIRKDEPRERPTHVLACPRFKTPLQELGGMLFSPEALAVYPVLCGIPCLRPESAILASLYPDFFQGL from the coding sequence ATGCCAGTACCCACACCCAAGGATTTGCTCAAAGCCTATCGTCAGGGTTGTAATATCACGGAACTGTTGCGCGAGGCACAAGGCCGCACACAGAATAGTGAAGAAATCATCGAGGTGGCTTACGATCTCCAGGCCGGCGGTTACATCGCCGCCATGGAGAATCCTGAAATGGCACGCCACAAGGGCGAGTACACCGCTGCGATTGCCCGCGAGATCCTCCGGCTCACCACCCCGACCTCGCTGCTTGAGGCCGGAGTGGGAGAGGCTACCACGCTTTCCGGAGTGCTTGGTGTCTTAGCCATGGACTCTTCTCAGGCCTACGGCTTCGATATCTCTTGGTCGCGCCTTGCGGTTGCTCGCCAATGGCTTACCGATGAGAAATTTCCTCAAGTTAGGCTCTGTACCGGTAGTTTGCTGCAGATTCCTTTCGCCGACAACAGTATTGATGTGGTTTATACCTCACACGCTATTGAGCCGAATGCCGGCCAGGAACAGCAGATTCTGCGCGAACTCTACCGGGTGACCCGTCAATGGCTGGTGCTTTTGGAGCCTGGCTATGAACTGGCTGGCGATGAAGCTCGGCGGCGCATGGAACGCTTCGGCTACTGTCGTGGGCTTGCTGAGTCTTGTCGGGTTCTCGGGTATGATGTGGTCAGACATGAGTTGTTTCCCCTGACCGCCAACCCCCTCAACCCTACGGCCATAACTGTGATCCGCAAGGATGAACCTCGAGAGCGTCCAACTCATGTATTGGCCTGTCCCCGGTTCAAGACCCCTCTCCAAGAGTTGGGGGGGATGCTGTTCAGCCCGGAGGCGTTGGCTGTCTATCCGGTGCTGTGTGGAATCCCCTGCCTACGGCCTGAGTCAGCTATTCTCGCCAGTCTCTATCCGGATTTTTTTCAAGGTTTGTAA
- a CDS encoding N-acetylneuraminate synthase family protein: MNTTTISVRGSGKYAPRRNPPPLFVAEVSSNHHRDLERCFRFIDAAAAVGCGAVKFQLFRIEELFAPEVLAKSPMHRARKDWELPVEFLPRLAARCRERKIQFSCTPFYLDAVEELLPHVDFYKIASYELLWTDLLNACARTGKPLVLSTGMATLEEIQGAVETVRAAGCADLTLLHCVSGYPAPVEQCNLAAIRTLAQRFSCSVGWSDHSVSPAVIYRVVHRWDAGMVEFHLDLEGEGDEFKTGHCWLPEQIEHVIKMTEAGFAADGSGDKTPAAAELPDREWRADPSDGLRPLKHIRESWHG; this comes from the coding sequence ATGAACACCACGACTATCTCCGTCCGAGGGAGTGGCAAGTACGCACCTCGAAGGAATCCCCCCCCTCTTTTCGTCGCCGAAGTCTCCAGCAATCACCACCGCGACCTGGAGCGCTGCTTTCGCTTCATCGACGCGGCGGCGGCTGTGGGTTGCGGTGCCGTCAAGTTCCAGTTATTCAGGATCGAGGAGCTATTCGCGCCGGAGGTTCTGGCCAAAAGCCCAATGCACCGGGCACGAAAAGACTGGGAGCTTCCCGTGGAATTCCTCCCGCGACTGGCGGCTCGGTGCCGGGAGCGGAAAATCCAATTCTCCTGCACCCCTTTCTATCTGGATGCAGTCGAAGAACTTCTCCCTCATGTCGATTTCTACAAGATCGCTTCCTACGAACTCCTCTGGACCGACCTCTTGAACGCCTGCGCCCGTACCGGCAAGCCGCTGGTCCTGTCCACGGGCATGGCCACTCTAGAGGAAATTCAGGGGGCCGTGGAAACGGTGCGAGCTGCCGGCTGTGCCGATCTGACTCTGCTGCACTGCGTCTCCGGTTATCCCGCGCCGGTCGAGCAATGCAACCTGGCCGCCATCCGGACCCTGGCCCAGCGTTTTTCCTGCTCCGTGGGTTGGTCAGATCATAGTGTCTCGCCCGCAGTCATCTATCGGGTCGTGCATCGCTGGGATGCAGGAATGGTTGAATTTCATTTGGATCTGGAGGGGGAAGGGGACGAATTCAAGACCGGTCATTGCTGGTTGCCGGAGCAGATTGAACACGTCATCAAAATGACCGAGGCCGGGTTCGCCGCCGATGGCAGCGGCGATAAGACGCCCGCCGCCGCCGAACTTCCCGATCGGGAATGGCGAGCGGACCCATCGGACGGGTTACGGCCGCTCAAGCATATACGGGAGAGTTGGCATGGCTAA
- a CDS encoding cytidylyltransferase domain-containing protein produces the protein MAKPRVAAIIQARMGSTRLPGKVLMPLAGKPVLWHIVHRLRKCRMVDVVAIATSDKLCDDPLVEFARDEGVELIRGPEDNVLQRYALAAEKLDPDYIVRVTGDAPLIDPETIDLLVREMISQNADYCLGESQRPTIHEGFDPFSRRALDKLLRDVSDDPVAREHVTAYFKSHPDFIKIARVPLPKGFEIEGVRTSVDTPADLEFLEILYQRLRFAPGELELRQAVKLLQQEPKLKEINCHVRQKNATDQSRFIIIRCDGDSQIGLGHVTRCLVLAHELRNHHSWGVLFAVSSGTIGVSRVREELFPVTIKPDGISEDAWLESLVIDRHPDALLFDIRTDLGRNALERLKGKGPIIIVLDDNSDRRLVSDLAFYPPVPQAFRLQWPHYAGRALIGWEWILIKEDYYKPHPSPRNSTPRILVTMGGSDPANLTLLAIEALELVPDKVVVALVLGPAFAHDAEISASLSKSKQTYEIYRNLPGLAEVAATVDFGIVAFGGTAYELAALGVLTILIGLTEDHAESAQCLDSAGLAINLGEAFHVAPAMLAETVSKVLQNPARGSKVHNKARKLFHIPGAQNIARAISETAELMRVRRY, from the coding sequence ATGGCTAAGCCAAGGGTAGCCGCCATCATCCAGGCTCGCATGGGCTCCACCCGCCTACCGGGCAAGGTGCTCATGCCCCTGGCGGGTAAACCGGTGCTCTGGCACATCGTTCACCGTTTGCGCAAGTGTCGCATGGTGGATGTGGTTGCCATAGCTACGTCCGACAAGCTTTGCGACGATCCCCTCGTTGAATTTGCCCGCGACGAAGGAGTCGAACTGATTCGAGGCCCCGAGGATAATGTACTGCAGCGCTACGCCTTGGCAGCAGAAAAACTCGATCCGGATTACATAGTTCGCGTCACCGGTGATGCACCTTTAATTGACCCTGAAACAATTGATTTACTGGTCCGGGAAATGATCAGCCAAAATGCCGATTACTGCCTTGGAGAGTCGCAACGGCCGACTATCCATGAGGGGTTTGATCCGTTCTCGCGACGAGCACTCGACAAGCTATTGCGGGATGTATCTGACGATCCTGTGGCTCGTGAACATGTTACGGCGTATTTCAAGTCTCATCCTGATTTTATCAAAATCGCACGAGTACCGCTCCCAAAAGGATTTGAAATAGAGGGCGTTCGCACTTCAGTCGATACACCTGCTGATTTGGAATTTCTTGAAATTCTCTATCAGAGACTTCGGTTCGCCCCTGGAGAGCTAGAACTCCGCCAAGCCGTCAAACTTCTCCAACAAGAACCGAAGCTGAAAGAGATCAATTGCCACGTTCGCCAAAAAAATGCCACTGACCAATCCCGTTTTATCATTATCAGATGCGACGGCGATAGTCAGATTGGGTTAGGGCATGTAACGCGTTGCCTCGTACTAGCCCATGAGCTGCGGAATCACCATTCATGGGGGGTTCTGTTCGCTGTGTCATCGGGCACTATTGGAGTATCCAGAGTACGAGAGGAACTCTTCCCCGTCACCATCAAACCCGATGGCATATCAGAAGACGCCTGGCTGGAATCATTGGTAATTGACCGGCACCCTGACGCTTTGTTGTTCGATATTCGTACTGATTTAGGAAGAAATGCCCTTGAGCGTCTAAAGGGAAAAGGCCCTATAATTATTGTTCTGGATGATAACAGCGACCGGAGATTAGTGTCGGATTTGGCATTCTACCCACCTGTCCCGCAAGCTTTCCGCCTCCAATGGCCTCACTACGCGGGCCGAGCACTGATCGGATGGGAATGGATTCTGATTAAGGAGGATTACTACAAACCGCACCCATCGCCGAGAAATTCAACTCCCCGGATTCTGGTGACGATGGGCGGAAGCGACCCTGCCAATCTCACCCTTCTGGCCATCGAGGCATTAGAACTGGTCCCAGACAAGGTTGTCGTCGCGTTAGTGCTTGGTCCGGCTTTCGCGCATGATGCGGAGATCTCCGCATCACTCAGTAAGTCGAAACAAACCTATGAAATTTACCGGAATTTGCCCGGGCTTGCAGAAGTGGCAGCCACCGTTGACTTTGGAATAGTAGCATTCGGGGGAACGGCATATGAATTGGCAGCACTAGGGGTACTGACGATCTTGATCGGCTTAACCGAAGATCATGCCGAATCAGCGCAATGTTTAGATAGTGCTGGATTAGCGATAAATTTGGGAGAAGCCTTCCATGTAGCACCTGCAATGCTGGCAGAAACTGTTTCAAAAGTTTTACAAAATCCTGCGAGAGGTTCTAAAGTTCACAATAAAGCTCGCAAACTGTTTCATATTCCGGGCGCACAAAACATTGCCAGAGCAATATCAGAAACGGCTGAACTTATGCGTGTAAGGAGATATTAA
- a CDS encoding glycosyltransferase: protein MGCPLVSIIVPVYNAERFLNETLNSIKSQTYNNLEVLVINDSSSDNSVEIIEKFVKSDFRFRYFYNTTNQGVSHSTNVGLSQCKGEYITFHDHDDVMLPSKISSCVEILENNTELDGVITIAEYISEDGSPLGTKTALPDYITNNPFFVRAFERSYIPTWAMFMRRDIINKLEFDDNIKIGNQDADFFLRLLYRRPQLYYLSNPQNRFRQVSKSLSKKSTSTCEIYKKHNDVDIAKLYTQAGYSKVVIDYALAKANLWRENIESALNYIISAHERISEFDEEEKDNVYFIYATCLYLNQLFEPCLEILQKIEGKSFRAETLNNQGVCWAIFGDLTKARDYFESALSILPEYIDPKNNLFALNASESMPVRHFTKFPLRSVYKTI, encoded by the coding sequence ATGGGATGTCCTTTAGTATCGATTATTGTGCCTGTCTATAATGCTGAACGGTTTCTAAATGAAACCCTTAACAGCATCAAAAGCCAAACATATAATAATCTTGAAGTTTTGGTAATAAACGATTCTTCTTCAGACAACTCTGTAGAAATAATCGAAAAGTTCGTCAAATCAGATTTTAGATTTAGATATTTTTACAACACAACAAATCAAGGCGTATCACACTCGACCAACGTAGGCTTATCTCAGTGTAAAGGTGAATATATAACTTTTCATGACCACGACGATGTTATGCTTCCTAGCAAAATATCTTCTTGTGTCGAAATTCTAGAAAACAATACTGAATTAGATGGCGTCATAACCATTGCTGAATACATTTCTGAAGACGGCTCCCCTTTGGGAACGAAAACGGCTTTGCCTGATTATATAACAAATAATCCATTTTTTGTCAGAGCTTTTGAGAGAAGCTACATCCCAACATGGGCTATGTTCATGCGAAGGGATATAATCAACAAATTAGAATTCGACGATAACATAAAGATAGGAAACCAGGATGCTGATTTTTTTCTGAGATTGTTGTATCGAAGGCCTCAATTATATTATTTATCAAATCCCCAGAATAGATTCCGCCAAGTATCTAAATCGTTATCAAAAAAATCTACTTCAACTTGCGAAATATACAAAAAACATAATGATGTAGACATAGCCAAGCTTTACACACAAGCAGGATATTCTAAGGTGGTAATTGACTACGCATTGGCTAAGGCGAATTTATGGCGCGAAAACATTGAATCTGCACTTAACTACATAATATCGGCGCATGAACGTATAAGCGAATTTGACGAAGAAGAAAAAGACAACGTTTATTTTATATATGCGACTTGCCTTTATCTGAATCAGTTATTTGAGCCATGTTTAGAAATTTTGCAAAAAATTGAAGGTAAATCATTTCGAGCAGAAACTCTGAATAACCAAGGCGTTTGTTGGGCAATTTTCGGCGATCTAACAAAGGCCAGAGATTACTTTGAATCTGCCCTTTCTATCCTGCCAGAGTATATTGATCCCAAAAACAATTTGTTTGCTTTAAATGCTTCGGAGTCAATGCCAGTGCGGCACTTCACAAAATTCCCCCTTAGAAGCGTTTATAAAACAATTTGA
- a CDS encoding radical SAM protein, whose translation MVSLMAQPKWGNWFLRNLEHIDYQGVLELTTSCNYHCAYCSNGRGREEEDVLRRGHTCEDIDKIVSFFNSNKTWHIVIGGGEASIHPRFYDLSNKLSHNHYISVYTNLSLDIDRLFRSISSERILTVRCTLHNLEKESDFFNKLRLLKEADFNPAMVLVATPERIPEIDRIAAKCTALEIPFSLFPLAGPYLGKIYPRDYDQDVRDFLLERPSLVLYPGHIVRLLTHKEGLVTSGFMCTAGANFFSIHAETGAINRCEGVHQKIGNIYTGQFSPLIGPTICPSSSCIDYCYADNLADNYAYNFFNEPLSEAEMLTRCHAFADESIMRLNKTRKITTERAHELIAGRKTLLWGSGMAGSFFLQAYLDTYSGDNIVGFVDTNNEKWGKNINGKKIYAPHQIAEIDPDIVLICAPAFEEEILEMVPQWITPSVQVFGLSKDVTNSSSYGF comes from the coding sequence ATGGTGTCTTTAATGGCGCAACCAAAATGGGGAAACTGGTTTTTACGAAATTTAGAACATATAGATTATCAAGGTGTATTGGAACTTACGACATCATGCAATTACCATTGCGCTTATTGCTCTAATGGGAGGGGTAGAGAAGAAGAAGATGTATTAAGACGTGGGCACACCTGCGAAGATATAGACAAAATCGTAAGTTTTTTTAACAGTAATAAAACTTGGCATATTGTTATCGGTGGTGGTGAAGCATCTATTCATCCGCGGTTTTACGACTTATCGAATAAATTGTCACATAATCATTACATAAGTGTCTATACCAATCTGTCTCTTGATATTGACCGTCTTTTCAGATCGATATCTTCCGAAAGAATTTTAACAGTGCGTTGTACGCTCCACAACCTTGAAAAAGAATCGGATTTCTTCAACAAACTTAGACTTCTTAAAGAAGCAGACTTTAATCCGGCTATGGTTTTGGTGGCAACTCCTGAAAGAATACCCGAGATAGATCGAATTGCTGCAAAGTGCACAGCATTAGAAATTCCTTTTTCGCTTTTCCCCTTGGCTGGCCCGTATTTAGGTAAGATATATCCTCGCGATTACGACCAGGATGTTAGGGATTTCCTGCTTGAGCGTCCTTCCTTAGTTCTGTATCCAGGTCATATTGTGAGACTTCTTACGCATAAAGAGGGCTTGGTTACATCAGGATTCATGTGCACTGCTGGTGCCAATTTTTTCTCAATCCATGCGGAAACAGGGGCAATCAATCGGTGCGAGGGTGTCCACCAAAAAATTGGCAACATTTATACTGGACAATTCAGTCCGTTAATCGGTCCCACCATATGCCCATCATCAAGCTGCATTGACTACTGTTACGCCGATAACCTCGCAGATAACTACGCTTATAATTTTTTCAACGAACCTTTAAGCGAAGCGGAAATGCTCACAAGGTGTCACGCTTTTGCCGATGAATCCATAATGCGACTTAACAAGACACGTAAAATAACCACCGAACGAGCCCACGAACTAATTGCGGGGAGAAAAACATTATTGTGGGGCAGCGGCATGGCCGGCAGTTTTTTCTTGCAGGCATATTTGGATACTTACAGCGGGGACAATATCGTCGGCTTTGTCGATACAAACAATGAAAAATGGGGTAAGAATATTAACGGAAAGAAGATTTATGCGCCACATCAAATAGCCGAAATAGATCCAGATATTGTATTAATCTGCGCACCTGCGTTCGAGGAAGAGATTCTTGAAATGGTTCCACAATGGATTACCCCTTCTGTTCAGGTGTTTGGCCTCAGTAAAGATGTCACCAATTCTTCATCATATGGTTTCTAA